In the Raphanus sativus cultivar WK10039 unplaced genomic scaffold, ASM80110v3 Scaffold0005, whole genome shotgun sequence genome, ACGTGGAACGATTTCTCTTCAATCAACAGAATAACTCATTTTCTAATGAAAACCGGTGGATCACCACGATGTGGTTcacctttctttctttctttgacaATGAACAAACTTCAAATTccactttttataatttaacaagTATGAAATTAGGATATggtatatattcaaaaaaaagaaattaggaTATGGTtcattaaaatctatttttcaaCGAATCGAGAATTAGTGACATGAATTTGTTATCATTTTTTTCACGTCAACTTTCCGCAAACAAATTGCAGCCAGCTGTAATGTTGGAACTTGTAGAGAATTTAACCATGTTAAAGGGaacaaatttatcattttatattaatCATTCTATACCAAATTAAACACTACTACACAGCTTTCTAAAACACAAAGATCGACACTACATACATTTTGATAAACGGCTATTAACAAAAGTTCTATTATGAGCCTCAAATCTATAACTTTTActacattttattatatttttgtgacaaaattttctatataacATATagtatccaaaaatatttttacatttttacttcTTTACCAGATGCAAGATGAATTTAACAGTCGATAAAATTCTATAACACTATAAATTATATGTCGGTGGTGTAAGCAAATTGTATtctcttactagatcttgaaaatcttatttattaacCAATTGCCGACAAAACTTAGAGATCttcatatattaaaacagagtccaatctaaaattttcaaaaaactttAATTTAGATTCGAGCAACCAGCATTGGAGGTACTTTTTGTTGCCATTACGTTAATAAAATATCACGCTGTTACCAAAGTTATACACATGGGGTGTGATCAATCTAATATAAAGATGGAGAAAGAGACAGAGAAACTGAAGAAGGTCGAGAGAAGCGTGAAAGAAGGGATCGATTATTTTCCACTACTCTTTTTTGGagagaaatatattattttgttgtgATCAATCTAAAATCAatctaattttcttattttccttTCCACGTACTACTCTTTTTTGTGATCAATCTAATATCAATCTAATTTTCTTACTTTATTTTCGAAATCATGCATATCTGAGTTTATATTTTTCAGCCTGGCTTATATTTGTTTCTATTATATGCATTTAGGattaaatttatttctattttacttttaaagATTATACATTCTTTTTCATTTCCTTATTTTTAATATCCGGTTATTTATTTACATGTATAGTTAAACTTGTGTCTACCATAATGAAATACTAATTCGAATTTGAAAAGatttatcaatatataaagGGATCCGTTAAACTAACCTATCCGCTGAATATGGAGACTTCACTTTCATCTTTATCACATCTAGCTTCAAATCTTACGCCAACCACAGTTGTCTCTACTACGCTTGATGGATCCCCACGCGCCGTCGCTATTGATACCGGAGGAAACATGGAGCCACTGGCGGCCGTTCCCGACGCAAAGCTTCGCCTCATGTGCAGTTTTGGTGGCCACATCATGCCTCGTCCACATGACAAGGCCCTAACGTACTCTAGCGGCGAGACGCGTCTAGTGGTCATTGATCGACGCGCTTCACTGGCATCCCTACGATCTCGTCTCTCTAGTATGCTCCTTAACGGTCGGTCTTTCACGCTCAAGTACCAGCTCCCTAGCGAAGATCTTGACTCACTCGTCAGCATCACCACCGATGAAGATCTTGAGAACATGATTGAGGAGTATGATCGTGCCACGTCATCGGCGACGGCTACTGCCACGCACCGGATACGTTTGTTTCTTTTCGCGAACAAGCTAGAGACCGCTGCTACCATGGGATCTCTTCTTGATAGTGCGAAGTCGGAGACATGGTTTGTCAATGCTTTGAACCAATCCGGCTTGCTTCCTCGTGGTTTGTCGGACTCGGCCGCGGTGAACAACACCTTGGTGAATCTTGACGAGGCGGGTGAAGGAGAGGCTGAGGTCCAGAAACTAGGAGCTGATGCGGGTTGCGTGAACAGCAAGCAAGGAGGTTACATCACGAACGGTGTGATATCTCATCAGGAGATGCATATGAGCTCCATGCCTGACTCGCCTATGATGGAAGCAGCTGGTGGTTCTTCGATAggatcttcctcttcttctccttccacTGCCTATTTGCCACCGATCCGCGTTAGGGTCGGTGAAGACCAGAGGATGGAACAACAGTTTGCTCAAATGAGCTTCTCAAACGTGGACGGTCAGAGGAATCAGGAAGATGGCGCTGGTTTGATGGCAAATAGGCCAATGATGATTCCACCGGGTACGATGACAGATACTGCCGTGGGGTATAGCAACGCACCTACTGATGCTGCTCCTCCAGCCATAAGCCATGGCCGGGTTGCAGCAGATGATGATCGATCCGATCCAGGTGTAGTGAATGGATATAGGAAGCCACCTTTGCCGATG is a window encoding:
- the LOC108813141 gene encoding uncharacterized protein LOC108813141 — protein: METSLSSLSHLASNLTPTTVVSTTLDGSPRAVAIDTGGNMEPLAAVPDAKLRLMCSFGGHIMPRPHDKALTYSSGETRLVVIDRRASLASLRSRLSSMLLNGRSFTLKYQLPSEDLDSLVSITTDEDLENMIEEYDRATSSATATATHRIRLFLFANKLETAATMGSLLDSAKSETWFVNALNQSGLLPRGLSDSAAVNNTLVNLDEAGEGEAEVQKLGADAGCVNSKQGGYITNGVISHQEMHMSSMPDSPMMEAAGGSSIGSSSSSPSTAYLPPIRVRVGEDQRMEQQFAQMSFSNVDGQRNQEDGAGLMANRPMMIPPGTMTDTAVGYSNAPTDAAPPAISHGRVAADDDRSDPGVVNGYRKPPLPMQPVAIPQRGAGGYGLTSPDSVASDTSISSATSFSKPVYYQDQAPTMPRAPVTQPEITPVQTSHCIPQHETTSAQTTSHVLSQPTTYTTMDQQHQVPVQQPFLHQGVQYIPHPSQYIPVYPHHQQQQNYPVYVMSVPQSQQYVPAGTPPLYPNSTPTTNPRPEVAQNVYPAPISHNPQVQQQQPQLHYMGYAGGSQQTANANPNYSTGAYEYTNPQNETMYYHAQRLPTNSAIPLASPYQSMTPAAAAAALADMSKQMSLASDKEQQQHITASQPL